A stretch of DNA from Dehalobacterium formicoaceticum:
GCGATCTTTTATACGGATCTCCTTCCCCATTGATTGACCGACAGGCTCTCCATGCTTATCTTTTACGCTTCATCCACCCCAGGAGCGGCGGGGAAATCCGGTTGGAGCTTCCCCTGGCGGCAGACATAAAACGTGCAATTGACCTCATAAAGAATCCTGATCTCCATCATTAAAAAAGTATGCTCCTTTTTAGGAACATACTTTTATTATGATAATGTTATGTTAAGAATATGTTAAGATATTATCTCCAGTGCATCCTCCAGTGCCTTGCGGTACGCAGGGGGTAAGTCAACCACCTTCTCCTGAATCAAACGAAAGGCTTTACGATGAGCCTCCAAAGCCTGTTCGTCCTCGGGAAAACAGGAGTCCACCAGATTACCTAAATCCTTTGCTTCTTCCTCATAACCGTGCTGATTTAGATAATCAACAAGGGGTAAAGCAAACTTAAATACATCGGTTTTACTTTGGATTGTGAAGGACATTGGGCAAAACCTCCATTTCATTAATGATTGGGGTGGTTTTTTTGGTGACCCATAGGGGAATCGAACCCCTGATTCCACCGTGAGAGGGTGGCGTCTTCACCGCTTGACCAATGGGCCATTTATTCTGTATTATACACCTAATAGGTGGTTTTATCCATAGGAATTTTAAAAAAAGGGAACGCCGATATGGAAATCCCTATTAATTTAGAAAACATTAACTATACATGATCATGCAGATTCTTACCCTTCTTTTTTGGTCAAATTCTGTTCATTGATATCCTTGTCCTCTTCTCCCGCCTAACCAAAGGCTTGTCAGAATATCCAACAGCCACAGCAGAAAGAATCTCATAGTTTGCCGGTAACTGCAGTTCCTTTAACACCTCAGCATTATTACGCAATTTTGGCAAACATCCCCAGATGTATGTACTACCCAGATTCAGGGCAGTTGCTTGAAGCATCATATTTTCAATCAAGCAAGCTACATCAGAATACTCAATATGATCTTCAGACAAATCGGCAGCGGAAAGAAAAATCACCGTTGGTGCTCCATAAAATGCGTCCATTTTTTGACCGGTTTTGCGGGAGGTCAGCTGCACAACCTCCCTAATACGATTAAGAAGATTAACGTCCTGCACCACGGTCAAATGTGTCGTCTTCTCATTACCCATGGCAGTTGGTGCCATCTGTGCTGCGTCCAGAATGCGCTCAAGATCATCATCTTCTATTTGATGCGGTTGGTACTTACGTGTCGTGCGTCGCATATACAATACATCTTCCCATTCCATTTCATTTTCCTTCTTTCTAATTGTACAAACTAATTGTACAAATTTTATAATTATTTTTCTTTTCTATTTTGCATTTGTTCTAAGATTAATTTGAAATAATTGCTGCTAACCCTTCCTTATTAATGATGATAATCTTCCGGTGTCCTTTGAGCTGAATTAACCCTTCTTCCTGAAAAGCTGTAAGTTTTCTGCTCAGGGTTTCTTGACTCATACCCATTTGGGAAGCAAAATCCCCTTTGGTCATTGACAGCAGCACCTCATTTTTTTCATCTGAAAGATTAGTCAATGCCTGTGCCAGCCGTTGTTCCACCGTATTCAGATTAATGTTCTCGATAAGATTTTCCGCCTTTTCCAGGCGCACACTCAGCTCTTCCATGACTTTAAAGGCAATAGAAGGATACTTTCCCATAATTTCTTTCAGCTTGATCCCTTCAATGGTGCACATAGTTGATTTCTCTAAGGCTTCTGCGTTGTCCGTCATTGATAAAGGGCTGAAAAGAGAGAGTTCTCCCAAAAAATCACCGGGATTAACCACGCGGATTACCTGTTCCTTGCCATTGGCATTTAATCTGGATATTTTTACTCGTCCGGTGTGGAGTACATAAAGCTTTCCTCCTTCATCCCCTGCCAGATAAATCATC
This window harbors:
- a CDS encoding adenylate cyclase, coding for MSFTIQSKTDVFKFALPLVDYLNQHGYEEEAKDLGNLVDSCFPEDEQALEAHRKAFRLIQEKVVDLPPAYRKALEDALEIIS
- a CDS encoding nitroreductase family protein; the encoded protein is MEWEDVLYMRRTTRKYQPHQIEDDDLERILDAAQMAPTAMGNEKTTHLTVVQDVNLLNRIREVVQLTSRKTGQKMDAFYGAPTVIFLSAADLSEDHIEYSDVACLIENMMLQATALNLGSTYIWGCLPKLRNNAEVLKELQLPANYEILSAVAVGYSDKPLVRREKRTRISMNRI
- a CDS encoding Crp/Fnr family transcriptional regulator, yielding MDCNCNDNCNCHTGEQITCIEIVPIFSSLTREEMLEVAAITTQQTFQKHEMIYLAGDEGGKLYVLHTGRVKISRLNANGKEQVIRVVNPGDFLGELSLFSPLSMTDNAEALEKSTMCTIEGIKLKEIMGKYPSIAFKVMEELSVRLEKAENLIENINLNTVEQRLAQALTNLSDEKNEVLLSMTKGDFASQMGMSQETLSRKLTAFQEEGLIQLKGHRKIIIINKEGLAAIISN